In Crassostrea angulata isolate pt1a10 chromosome 6, ASM2561291v2, whole genome shotgun sequence, a genomic segment contains:
- the LOC128186895 gene encoding conodipine-M alpha chain-like isoform X2 gives MLHFMVFLLAMNDEAASASSHAGHCDLNNSSYVNGCTMPLDLDIWYTDIFKDACNIHDICYFCGNNFDRSRLDCDSKFLEDMNSVCWKKTEFWELPLCLLFSTSFYLIVRTVSESYFVYDYSDHCQAPLGEAMH, from the exons ATGCTCCATTTCATGGTGTTCCTGCTAGCCATGAATGATGAAGCCGCCTCAGCCTCGTCCCATGCAGGCCATTGCGACCTGAACAACTCCTCCTACGTGAACGGTTGTACCATGCCGCTGGACCTAGATATATGGTACACCGATATTTTCAAGGACGCATGCAACATTCATGATATATGCTACTTCTGT GGTAACAACTTCGACAGATCTCGCTTAGACTGTGATAGTAAATTTCTGGAGGACATGAACTCCGTCTGCTGGAAGAAGACGGAATTCTGGGAACTTCCGCTGTGCCTGCTGTTTTCGACCTCTTTCTACCTGATAGTGCGGACTGTCTCCGAGAGTTACTTTGTTTATGATTATTCTGACCACTGCCAAGCCCCCCTGGGTGAAGCCATGCATTAA
- the LOC128186895 gene encoding uncharacterized protein LOC128186895 isoform X1 produces the protein MDVDMVTKSEHFQIPKEPRFGCEVDEEEIQALIESQENRNTKKNTRWSYNIFESWRRERNAQCQGPELLIPEIETMDAVQLNFYLGRFIRRVRRKDGKEYPAKTLYYISCGILRYLRDREIHDKNFLDAADPRFAGFRKILDSKKKDALSRGVGGKRKQADPILPEDEAVIWEKGIFGMNNAETLQYTVFFYCCKLFGLRGHDEHHSLECNQFLLGEDNRGKFIDFTGRSTKTFKGGLSHKELHNKQIRHYCQPGISITRNIQRFCKENQGKLFMKKCLAGEQCRYYNVIHVHVVGKSCKDIYTTIHTCALISNHTHTDQFNHSHAWKQQ, from the exons ATGGACGTAGACATGGTGACAAAAAgtgaacattttcaaattcCCAAGGAGCCACGATTTGGTTGTGAAGTTGACGAAGAGGAAATTCAAGCTCTGATAGAGAGTCAAGAAAATCGCAACACGAAAAAAAACACCCGTTGGTCATATAACATATTTGAAAGTTGGCGGCGTGAACGAAACGCGCAGTGTCAAGGGCCGGAACTCTTAATACCAGAAATCGAAACCATGGACGCGGTGCAGCTCAACTTTTATTTAGGACGCTTTATTAGGAGAGTACGCAGAAAAGACGGTAAAGAATATcctgcaaaaactctttattacaTTAGCTGtggtattttaagatatttacgTGATCGTGAAATACATGACAAAAACTTCCTCGATGCGGCGGATCCAAGATTTGCAGGGTTCCGAAAAATTCTGGACAGTAAAAAGAAGGACGCGTTAAGCAGAGGAGTTGGAGGGAAAAGAAAACAAGCTGACCCCATACTTCCGGAAGATGAAGCAGTTATCTGGGAAAAAGGAATATTTGGGATGAACAACGCAGAAACCCTTCAATACACCGTGTTTTTTTACTGTTGCAAGTTGTTTGGGTTGAGGGGGCATGACGAACATCATTCTTTAGAATGTAATCAGTTTCTTCTTGGTGAGGATAACCGTGGTAAATTCATTGATTTCACGGGCAGGTCAACAAAGACATTTAAGGGAGGACTCTCTCACAAGGAACTACATAACAAACAGATACGACACTACTGTCAGCCTG gAATATCTATTACCAGAAATATCCAAAGATTCTGTAAAGAAAACCAAGGAAaacttttcatgaaaaaatgtcTCGCAGGAGAACAATGTCGTTATTATaatgtcatacatgtacatgtagttggaAAATCATGCAAGGATATTTACACAACCATTCACACATGCGCACTGATCAGCAACCACACCCACACAGACCAGTTTAACCACTCTCACGCCTGGAAACAACAATAG
- the LOC128186897 gene encoding uncharacterized protein LOC128186897 gives MHWWICYFALLGIVAETAPSPLFQWPLGDKSGLLEVLSQGPSMQKPGNHCFHFGDNDVNIPYQAIRIESPTTPHLSVLLNEQNSFRDLAISMYIRSSGKPKGTILQYNSDSAEKIRVVFDPLEGFAVISFRDEYDIPAGIVVADGIAVPDTWTHVIFQRAYKTGRITVYVNGERVVDEDDEFQDEVSLPATGQLFLGNTDPPNSEGDQQFEGFISCLQIFTHTLNPKDIIATQKFCLPEQWNLGYQVNFVRENEKSRIRCETVNPDSASKYKIITMSHLVNEKNWRDLKDHFRWEQSGKSDGYFRLTENKRAPLPGTLTIGNVKVVDLKTCARLCIRVGGCMAFAFTTSGSDVNKCLLFDVIPVPLIMQSNVKFFVKKGVTY, from the exons ATGCACTGGTGGATTTGTTATTTTGCTCTTTTAG GCATTGTGGCAGAGACAGCTCCCAGCCCGTTGTTTCAATGGCCTTTGGGTGACAAGTCAGGATTGCTAGAAGTTCTCTCGCAAGGTCCTAGCATGCAGAAGCCGGGAAATCACTGTTTTCATTTCGGAGACAATGACGTAAACATTCCGTATCAAGCTATAAGAATAGAAAGCCCTACAACCCCACATCTGTCGGTACTGTTAAACGAACAAAACTCATTTCGAGACCTCGCAATTTCCATGTACATCAGATCCTCAGGCAAACCAAAAGGAACCATTCTTCAGTACAATTCAGACTCTGCAGAGAAAATTCGAGTCGTCTTTGATCCACTCGAGGGTTTTGCGGTCATTTCGTTCCGTGATGAGTACGACATTCCGGCAGGGATCGTGGTGGCTGATGGGATTGCTGTCCCCGACACGTGGACCCATGTGATCTTTCAGAGAGCGTACAAGACAGGTCGGATCACTGTTTACGTTAATGGAGAGAGGGTCGTAGACGAGGACGACGAATTTCAAGACGAGGTCTCACTTCCGGCGACCGGTCAGTTGTTTCTAGGAAACACCGACCCACCGAACTCCGAGGGTGACCAGCAGTTTGAAGGCTTCATTTCTTGTCTCCAGATATTTACACACACACTTAATCCAAAAGACATCATAGCCACGCAGAAGTTTTGTCTTCCAGAGCAGTGGAACCTTGGATATCAAG TCAATTTTGTACGGGAAAATGAGAAATCAAGAATTCGATGTGAAACTGTGAATCCGGATTCAGCTTCAAAATACAAGATCATAACAATGAGCCACTTGGTGAACGAAAAAAATTGGAGAGATCTCAAAGATCACTTCCGGTGGGAACAAAGCGGGAAATCTGATGGATATTTTCGGTTAACTGAAAACAAGAGGGCGCCATTACCAGGGACACTTACTATTGGCAACGTCAAAGTTGTGGATCTGAAAACATGTGCGCGCCTCTGTATTCGTGTAGGTGGGTGCATGGCATTTGCTTTCACGACATCAGGTTCTGATGTTAACAAATGTCTGCTGTTTGACGTCATTCCTGTGCCGTTGATTATGCAGTCAAACgtcaagttttttgtaaaaaagggAGTCACTTACTAG
- the LOC128186898 gene encoding uncharacterized protein LOC128186898: protein MESSPVFVACVLILSALGVRSDHHCPALFDVYDRDHRDGLSFDEFKGIFIPTFDTEFPADGQVSRDEMINGWRTGHCDIQDRTAGLLIFMESDVDRDMVVTGTDLNNIFQEFDHDRNQHLSASEFRSGWSNRYGRHSLYSVAHH, encoded by the exons ATGGAATCCAGTCCTGTTTTTGTAGCCTGtgt GCTGATCCTGTCCGCCCTAGGGGTCAGGTCGGACCACCATTGCCCCGCCCTGTTTGACGTTTATGACAGGGACCACCGGGACGGTCTCAGTTTTGACGAATTCAAGGGCATTTTTATACCCACATTTGATACCGAGTTTCCAG CCGATGGACAAGTGTCACGTGACGAGATGATCAACGGCTGGAGAACCGGACACTGTGACATCCAGGACAGGACCGCCGGTCTGCTGATCTTCATGGAATCGGACGTTGACCGAGACATGGTTGTCACGGGTACCGACTTAAACAACATATTCCAGGAGTTTGATCACG ACAGGAATCAACACCTCTCCGCCAGCGAGTTTAGGAGTGGCTGGAGTAACAGATACGGCAGGCATTCATTGTATTCCGTCGCCCATCACTGA